In the genome of Populus alba chromosome 11, ASM523922v2, whole genome shotgun sequence, one region contains:
- the LOC118051895 gene encoding GDSL esterase/lipase At5g45920 — translation MRPKIYLFGDSITEESFGDGGWGASLSHHFCRTVDVVLRGYSGYNTRWAVKVAERIFPPVESGGAPPLAFTVFFGANDACLPDRYSAFQHVPLHEYKQNLHSIISFFKKRWPEIVILLITPPPIDEDARLRHPYIENPSGLPERTNEAAGAYAQACISVAKECGCPVVDLWIKMQECPDWKQAYLSDGLHLTQAGNRIVFEEVVKELKEKGISVENLPVDLPHIANIDPQDPLKAFQDC, via the exons ATGAGACCAAAGATTTATCTCTTTGGTGACTCAATAACAGAAGAGTCCTTCGGTGATGGTGGTTGGGGTGCCTCTCTCAGTCACCATTTCTGTCGCACG gttGATGTGGTGCTAAGAGGGTACAGTGGGTATAATACCAGGTGGGCTGTTAAGGTGGCAGAGAGGATATTTCCGCCGGTGGAAAGTGGTGGTGCACCGCCATTGGCTTTTACGGTGTTTTTCGGTGCTAACGATGCTTGCCTTCCCGATAGATACTCCGCCTTCCAACACGTGCCACTCCATGAATACAAGCAGAACCTTCACTCTATCATCTCATTTTTCAAG AAGCGTTGGCCAGAGATTGTCATTCTCCTCATTACTCCTCCTCCGATTGATGAAGATGCACGCCTCCG ACATCCATATATAGAGAACCCATCAGGTCTGCCTGAGAGGACGAATGAAGCTGCTGGTGCTTATGCTCAGGCATGCATATCTGTTGCCAAAGAATGTGGATGCCCGGTGGTAGATCTCTGGATTAAAATGCAAGAATGTCCTGACTGGAAGCAAGCTTATCTAAg TGATGGTTTGCACCTCACTCAGGCTGGCAATAGGATTGTGTTTGAGGAGGTTGTCAAGGAGCTGAAGGAGAAGGGCATTAGTGTGGAAAATTTGCCAGTTGATCTCCCACATATCGCCAACATTGACCCTCAAGATCCACTAAAAGCATTTCAGGATTGTTAA
- the LOC140956069 gene encoding uncharacterized protein, which yields MAESNKFKTVNENCKKLETQLQNHHLEWQESMAESKERWLEQGTRIDQLVLQMEIMSSQFQQFIASQPARKDIGTSSRGILATPGTDKETGMPVSAEKNAPGYRNQFRSEQMMGQELHREESNNALSRRSRPVQHSNITFNNGRVMSNTPSPAFNPNRMEGGRPKPDSLFEQRKRLGQCFKCGDKYTSGHRCNTKGLHMIEGVEEEDDKEVKEFNDTLQEECTERRPIDEFGLSLNALAKNDTYNTIRIKGNCQGRDLIFLIDNGSTHSFIDETTITELNVSKSKTTLLAVTVANGNVMLCEMQSPGFTWFMQGYEFKANLRLRLSFKKSDRIIELKGIVQSSDLHMISAIKEKNSFKDVIVEVIGQFFAMDVEEDKPTKLTVEIESLLKEFAGLFEEPRTLPLARKFDHKILLKSGSQAVNIRPYKSSFIQKGEIEKLVKEMLANGVIQQSTIKNKFPIPFIDDILDELHGSRFFSKLDLRSGYHQVRMHEEDIEKTTFRTHHGHYEFRVMPFGLTNAPTTFQALMNSVLEPFLQKFVLVFFNDILIYSSTFELHLAHLRHFGIISKPLIDLLKKNNYGWSMQAQQAFTVLKQALCKAPFLALPDFSKTFMLETDASDYGLRAVLSQKGKPVAYFSKSLSSKHLGLSIYKKEYLAILMALEKWRHYLEQEQFIIQIYHESLKYLLDQKIHTTIQKKGLTKLLGLRYKIVYRKGRENIVADALSRKINDLSAKDIGTLKAITNILPAWYEEVYASYKKDCRGHAGIQNTYRRLKSNFHWYGMKVMVKETVEECDVCRQAKVERVAYPGLLQPLPAPEGTWEAITMDFIEGLPSSKGRNAILVVVDSHHSAVGISPFQVLYGYTPPQREWLAQDPTSVAAVEEVLQRRANMDHTLKRHLETISKRIGMVAYELKLPEGSLIHPVFHVSLLKKKVGDATIVSSKLPVSDKEGRMRIMPLAILDRKLMKKGNRASTAVLVQWSNLYLEDATWEDLSDLQK from the exons atggcAGAGAGCAATAAATTCAAGACAGTGAATGAAAATTGCAAAAAGCTAGAGACTCAACTACAGAATCATCACTTAGAATGGCAAGAATCTATGGCTGAAAGTAAGGAACGTTGGCTGGAACAAGGCACCCGGATTGATCAGCTGGTTCTACAGATGGAGATAATGTCCTCACAGTTCCAACAATTCATTGCTTCTCAACCAGCAAGAAAGGACATTGGAACTAGTTCTAGAGGCATTTTGGCGACCCCAGGCACTGATAAAGAAACAGGAATGCCTGTTTCAGCTGAAAAAAATGCTCCAGGGTACAGGAATCAATTCAGAAGTGAACAGATGATGGGGCAAGAACTCCATAGG GAAGAGTCCAATAATGCATTGTCTAGGAGGTCTAGACCAGTGCAGCACAGTAATATTACATTCAACAATGGAAGAGTGATGAGCAATACTCCATCCCCTGCTTTTAATCCCAATCGGATGGAAGGAGGAAGACCTAAACCAGACAGCTTGTTTGAGCAGAGAAAAAGATTGGGTCAGTGCTTCAAGTGTGGAGACAAATATACATCAGGGCACAGATGCAATACTAAAGGCTTACACATGATCGAAGGGGTagaggaagaagatgataaGGAAGTCAAAGAGTTCAATGACACTTTGCAGGAGGAATGCACAGAAAGGAGACCGATTGATGAGTTTGGATTATCATTAAATGCATTGGCAAAAAATGATACCTACAACACTATCAGAATTAAAGGAAACTGTCAAGGCAGGGACCTTATATTTCTCATAGATAATGGGAGTACCCACAGCTTCATTGATGAGACTACAATTACAGAATTAAATGTTTCCAAAAGTAAAACCACATTACTAGCAGTAACAGTAGCTAATGGAAACGTTATGTTGTGTGAGATGCAGAGCCCTGGCTTTACATGGTTTATGCAGGGCTATGAATTCAAAGCTAACCTGAGG TTGCGGTTATCATTCAAGAAAAGTGACAGAATAATCGAACTAAAAGGAATAGTGCAGAGTTCTGACTTGCACATGATATCAGCAATTAAGGAGAAAAATAGCTTCAAAGATGTGATTGTAGAAGTAATTGGTCAATTTTTTGCTATGGATGTGGAAGAGGACAAACCAACCAAACTTACTGTGGAGATTGAATCCTTGTTAAAGGAATTTGCAGGACTTTTTGAGGAGCCACGAACCCTACCACTAGCAAGGAAGTTTGATCATAAAATTCTACTGAAAAGTGGTTCTCAAGCTGTCAACATTCGACCCTACAAAAGTTCATTCATCCAGAAAGGGGAGATAGAAAAGCTAGTCAAGGAAATGCTTGCTAATGGAGTAATACAGCAAAGT ACCATTAAGAACAAATTTCCTATTCCATTCATAGATGATATCCTTGACGAGCTACATGGCTCCAGGTTCTTCTCTAAACTAGACCTGCGGTCAGGGTATCACCAAGTCAGAATGCATGAGGAggatattgaaaaaacaacattcaGGACGCATCATGGGCATTATGAGTTTAGAGTCATGCCTTTTGGCCTCACAAATGCCCCGACCACCTTTCAAGCATTGATGAACAGCGTATTGGAACCCTTCTTGCAAAAATTTGTGTTGGTCTTCTTCAATGACATCCTTATTTATAGCTCAACCTTTGAGCTGCACCTTGCTCATCTCAG GCATTTTGGAATCATCAGTAAACCTCTTATTGACCTactgaagaaaaacaattatgggTGGAGCATGCAGGCTCAACAAGCATTCACGGTGTTGAAACAAGCCTTGTGTAAGGCCCCATTCCTCGCCTTACCCGACTTCTCCAAAACATTTATGCTGGAAACCGATGCATCTGATTATGGTTTGAGAGCTGTACTAAGCCAGAAGGGTAAACCAGTAGCCTATTTTAGCAAGTCCTTAAGTTCAAAACACCTAGGATTGTCCATCTATAAAAAGGAGTATCTGGCTATCCTTATGGCTTTAGAGAAGTGGAGGCATTACCTTGAGCAGGAACAATTCATCATCCAAATTTATCATGAAAGCTTGAAATATTTGTTGGATCAGAAAATTCACACTACAATTCAGAAGAAAGGCCTGACGAAATTGTTGGGATTAAGGTATAAGATAGTGTATAGGAAAGGAAGGGAGAACATTGTGGCTGATGCTCTATCAAGGAAAATCAATGACCTATCTGCGAAGGATATTGGGACCTTAAAAGCTATCACTAATATACTTCCTGCGTGGTATGAAGAGGTTTATGCATCTTATAAGAAGGATTGCAG GGGGCATGCTGGCATTCAGAACACCTACAGAAGGCTTAAGTCAAACTTCCATTGGTATGGAATGAAGGTCATGGTTAAAGAAACAGTGGAAGAATGTGATGTATGTAGGCAGGCCAAGGTGGAAAGGGTGGCATATCCAGGACTGTTACAGCCCCTGCCGGCTCCTGAGGGTACATGGGAGGCCATTACCATGGATTTTATAGAAGGTTTGCCAAGTTCAAAGGGACGAAATGCTATTTTGGTGGTGGTGGACAG CCATCACTCAGCAGTGGGCATAAGCCCTTTCCAGGTATTATATGGTTATACTCCTCCTCAGAGGGAATGGTTGGCACAAGACCCTACTTCAGTAGCTGCGGTGGAAGAGGTGCTTCAGAGGAGGGCAAACATGGATCACACACTGAAGAGGCATCTGGAAACA ATCAGCAAACGGATTGGGATGGTGGCATATGAGTTGAAACTTCCAGAGGGAAGTTTGATCCATCCTGTATTTCACGTGTCCTTACTAAAGAAAAAGGTTGGAGATGCAACTATAGTTTCGAGCAAGCTGCCAGTATCAGACAAGGAAGGACGAATGAGAATCATGCCCTTAGCCATATTGGAtaggaaattgatgaaaaaggGTAATAGAGCATCTACTGCGGTACTGGTTCAATGGTCCAATCTCTACCTAGAAGATGCAACTTGGGAAGATTTGTCTGATCTACAGAAGTAG
- the LOC118051841 gene encoding signaling peptide TAXIMIN 1-like has product MCCCCCDGDDCKCRPLGFLLGLPFALLSVLLSVIGVLIWIVGLVLSCVCPCCFCVTIIVEFALGLIKAPILVMKWFTSKIPC; this is encoded by the exons AtgtgttgctgctgctgcgATGGTGATGATTGTAAATGCAGGCCTTTAGGCTTTCTCTTAGGCCTACCCTTTGCTCTCCTCTCTGTCCTCCTCTCTGTCATCGGTGTTCTTATATGGATTGTCGG ACTGGTGTTGTCTTGCGTATGCCCTTGCTGCTTCTGTGTGACCATCATCGTTGAGTTCGCACTGGGGTTGATCAAGGCTCCCATCCTGGTCATGAAGTGGTTCACCTCAAAGATTCCTTGCTAG